Part of the Corynebacterium caspium DSM 44850 genome, GTAACTCGTGAAGCTCTCCGCGGACTTTTCCGTAACTTCACCATGACTATCGCTTTGGTTATCACCACGGCTATCTCGCTCGCCTTATTGGCAACGGGGGTGCTGGTCACAAATATGACCAAAGACACCAAGGAAATTTATCTCGACAGGGTAGAGGTGATGATCCAATTCGACGAGGAAATTTCTGCTTCCGATAAAGATTGCACCTCCACTGCTTGCGCGGCTGTTCTCAATAAAATAAAAGGCGCCGCAGGCGTGGAGTCAGTGCTTTTCCGTTCTCGTGAACAATCATATTTACGCTTCGTTGAAGTTTTTAAGGACACTGATCCAAGCCTTGTTAATGAGACTTCTCCAGATGCCCTCCCTGCGGCTGTCCACGTGCGCCTAACTGATCCTTTAGATACCTCCCCGTTGGCCCCTATCCGGGATATGGAACATGTCGATACCATAGTTGACCAGGTAGATGACCTGCGAGGTGCCACTGAAAACCTAGATGCCGTACGCAATGCCACCTTCCTGGTAGCTGCGATGCAGGCCTTAGCGGCAATTTTCCTAATTGCCAACATGGTGCAGATCGCCGCCTTTAGTCGACGGCATGAAATGTCCATCATGCGGATGGTCGGGGCTTCGCGTTGGTATACTCAAGGACCCTTTATTATTGAAGCTGTGTTAGCTAGCTTGGTTGGATCAATTTTGGCCGGTTTGGGCCTTTTTGCCGGGAATAGCTTGGTAGTAAAAAAGGCCTTAGGTGGACTTTATGAGGCCCAACTAATTGCCCCGATTACCAATAGCGATATCTGGCTCATTCTTCCCATCGTGGGAGTTTTGGGCATGGTATTTTCAGCGATCACAGCCCAAATTACCCTGCGATTCTACGTTCGCAGCTAACTAGTCGCGGAGATCTCCTTATACCTATGGCCAAAAAGAAGAAACACAAGGTCCCTGGCGATATCGTCGCCACTAATCGACGCGCGCGCCACGACTATAATATCCTCGATACTTACGAAGCCGGTATTGCCTTATTAGGTACGGAAGTAAAATCCTTACGCGAAGGTAAAGCCTCTCTTGTCGAGGCTTTCTGTACCATCGACGAAGGCGAAATCTGGCTGCGTAACCTACATATTCCAGAGTATTCCCGCGGCAGCTGGACCAATCATTCCCCGCGTCGAGTTCGCAAACTTTTGCTGCATCGTCGTGAGATAGATTCCCTCATGGGTAAAGTTCGCGATGGTAACCGCACCCTACTGCCGCTTTCCCTATACTTTCGCAATGGTTTGCTCAAAGTGGAATTGGCACTAGCCTCTGGTAAGCAGGCCCACGATAAGCGACAAGACATCAAACGACGCACCGAAGAACGCGAAATTGTGCGCGATATGGGTCGGCGTATCAAAGGTATTCGAGCCTAAAAGTGTATTTGCCTGGCGTCGTATGCACTTGCACCAATGCCGACTGCGGTCTAAGGTGGTAGAAGTTCTCGACTCTTTGCATGAACCCAGTCGAGGAATTTAATCTAGGGGCTGATATGGTTTCGACTCTGTAGGTTAATCCAGGGGAAGCGTGCCGGTGCAGACAACGACCACCGTAAGCGTCGCTGTAAACCAATAAGCGCCGAGACCTCTCAGCGCGACTACGCCCTTGCTGCCTAAGTAGCAAGCTGCGTGTCTGTCAGACCGAGTTAGTTTCCGATTCGGAGCCTGGCATCGACTTATGGAAACTTGCTGTTATATCGCGTCCGCGGGGTATAACGGGACTTGCACCGCTGACTGGGCCTGTCATCGTAACGTGTTCGACCGATTACGAAGGCCAAGCAGAGACAATGCGCGAACTGCGCACGGAGAAGCCCTGGCAAGATCACGGAGGACCCGGGTTCAATTCCCGGCAGCTCCACAAACACCCCCGAATCACCACCACGGTGATCGGGGGTTTTACGTGTTTACCTGCTGAAATGCGTCTTCATATAAAAATGCTAAGCATTTAGAAAATAAGGCAAATAGGCACAGGGATGACACAGAGATGGCACGACATACAGTAAATTTATTCCGCAATGTCCAGCTTTGGATTAAACAGAAACACAAAATAAAGCAACTAAGAAAAACGTACACAACTCCCGGGATGGGAGCAGTTATGGAAGAAAGAGTATTTGCCTTTTGGTGCTGTTTCAGGATCTGAGTAGCGGGGTATTCGTTTTGTCAGGATAGACGGAGCTACATATTTTTTAGCTTCCTAATTTGCTTTAGCGGTTTTGCCTTTACGGTGATTACAGCGGTTTTTCATGACAGCGGCGCCTTCATCTTCGTTTATATCGATATTTATGTTTGTGTTTTCTGAATCATGATTAAATTCCAAAAAGAAAGCTAACTCGGAACGAACCACGTTTGATTGTTATCGGTTGGTTTGTTGTGCGTGTCCTAATTCGTCGAGGAGCGTGCATAGAGTTGTTGCATCCTCATATGCGCAGTAGGAAGCATCGAAATCTGCTACTGTGCCATAGTTAATGCGATATAGAAAACCTCCTTACCTGCCTGGATGCCCACCATCGCCGGGTCGAAGCTTACGGTAAATAAATAGCGTACTTCGAGGTCAGAAGGTAGATGCCAGGGTCGTTTAAGGTCCTGATGGGAGGCAGGGACTACATGCGATTCATGAAATGATATATACTTACATTATTGGATCTAGGGTTGCACCCAAAAGGCTAAATAGAACTGGAAAGGAGTATCTGCATGACTATAAAACACGAACTTCCTATATGGCGGTTCCTAACAGGGGTAATAGAAAAATCATGCAAAAACCGCGACTAACTTTCGATCGCCAATTAGGTGCACTTACAGGCCTAACTCTTGAATGCCTGAAACGGGTAGAGGCAAAAATGTATTTAACCGTACGGTGATCCTACATGTGTATGTCGTACGAAGTAATAAAGCGTATCTATATGAATAGTTTGGATAAATAAATGGAAGAATTAATCTCGGTCTACATCGTTCAGATTGCAATGGGCGCCGAAACAGAATGCCCGGCTTTGGATGTAAAAACTAAGGAACTAGAATCTAAAGACAATGCTTATGATAAATTCCTTGATACTAACGATGTGTATCCAGTAGGCGCAGTTGCGAAAATGCTTGGTAAGGGTCGAAATTCGTTATTTCAGGAACTCCGTGACCAAAAAGTGCTTATCTCTGACGGTGCTATGCGCAATACTCCTTACCAGAAAT contains:
- a CDS encoding phage antirepressor KilAC domain-containing protein — its product is MEELISVYIVQIAMGAETECPALDVKTKELESKDNAYDKFLDTNDVYPVGAVAKMLGKGRNSLFQELRDQKVLISDGAMRNTPYQKYMHHFEVKPYPFGRSNGGHKGRCTTYVKSSGIDFIRTKLQLSVDQPISNGNLTIDEIFNIQ
- the ftsX gene encoding permease-like cell division protein FtsX; the encoded protein is MQLGFVTREALRGLFRNFTMTIALVITTAISLALLATGVLVTNMTKDTKEIYLDRVEVMIQFDEEISASDKDCTSTACAAVLNKIKGAAGVESVLFRSREQSYLRFVEVFKDTDPSLVNETSPDALPAAVHVRLTDPLDTSPLAPIRDMEHVDTIVDQVDDLRGATENLDAVRNATFLVAAMQALAAIFLIANMVQIAAFSRRHEMSIMRMVGASRWYTQGPFIIEAVLASLVGSILAGLGLFAGNSLVVKKALGGLYEAQLIAPITNSDIWLILPIVGVLGMVFSAITAQITLRFYVRS
- the smpB gene encoding SsrA-binding protein SmpB, encoding MAKKKKHKVPGDIVATNRRARHDYNILDTYEAGIALLGTEVKSLREGKASLVEAFCTIDEGEIWLRNLHIPEYSRGSWTNHSPRRVRKLLLHRREIDSLMGKVRDGNRTLLPLSLYFRNGLLKVELALASGKQAHDKRQDIKRRTEEREIVRDMGRRIKGIRA